One window from the genome of bacterium encodes:
- the hpt gene encoding hypoxanthine phosphoribosyltransferase, which produces MRAIPDNYRPILTADQIENRIHEMAAEISRDLMGESPVFVGVLKGAFIFLADLVRAMSVPVEIDFAQISSYGDETQSSGRIKVMKDITTPVAGRHIVVVEDIIDSGRTLHYYLNELRQRGPASVRLAALINKTERQEYTPKVDYLGFTIPHGFLVGYGLDHAGMWRDLPGVYEVINA; this is translated from the coding sequence ATGAGGGCGATCCCGGATAATTACAGGCCTATTCTGACGGCCGACCAGATAGAGAACAGGATCCATGAGATGGCCGCGGAGATCAGCCGTGACCTGATGGGGGAGTCACCTGTATTTGTGGGGGTCCTGAAGGGAGCATTCATTTTTCTCGCGGACCTGGTACGAGCCATGTCGGTACCTGTTGAGATCGATTTTGCCCAGATATCCAGCTACGGCGATGAGACTCAGTCCAGCGGGCGGATCAAGGTTATGAAGGACATCACGACCCCCGTTGCGGGCAGGCACATTGTGGTGGTTGAGGATATTATCGACAGTGGTCGTACACTGCACTACTACCTGAACGAGTTGAGGCAACGCGGCCCTGCCTCCGTTCGACTGGCGGCGCTCATTAACAAAACCGAACGGCAGGAGTATACCCCCAAAGTGGATTACCTGGGGTTTACTATCCCTCATGGTTTCCTGGTGGGCTACGGCCTGGACCATGCCGGGATGTGGAGGGATCTTCCGGGGGTGTACGAGGTAATCAATGCTTAG
- a CDS encoding EamA family transporter, producing MNFLFYAGVVLIWGTTWFAILFQLGEVDPLVSIIYRFAIAAVILMVYCLVMRKRMRFPLRDHFFMAMMGVFLFALNYWLFYVAELYLASGLVAVIFSTMVIWNILFGTFFIGTPIRPKVLIGAFLGLIGITLVFWPELAAFELSDKGMLGLLLSLAATISASFGNITSARNQMEGIPVVQANAWGMTYGTTFMIIVALLTGKDFTFQATVPYISSLLYLAVFGSVFAFGMYLTLIGRIGADRAAYTTLLFPVVALSLSMMFEGYRGSVGAQVGILLILVGNFLVLKRQKIGIWNRE from the coding sequence ATGAATTTCCTCTTCTATGCCGGCGTCGTACTTATCTGGGGGACCACCTGGTTCGCGATCCTGTTCCAGTTGGGCGAGGTGGATCCCCTCGTCTCCATCATTTACCGTTTTGCTATCGCTGCTGTAATCCTTATGGTTTATTGCCTGGTTATGAGGAAGAGGATGCGCTTTCCCCTTCGTGATCACTTCTTCATGGCCATGATGGGAGTCTTTCTTTTCGCGCTGAACTACTGGCTTTTCTATGTGGCGGAACTTTACCTTGCCAGTGGGCTTGTGGCGGTGATTTTTTCAACAATGGTTATCTGGAACATCCTCTTCGGCACCTTTTTCATAGGCACACCCATCAGACCAAAGGTCTTAATCGGGGCTTTCCTCGGATTGATCGGGATCACTCTGGTTTTTTGGCCAGAACTGGCAGCATTTGAACTTTCAGACAAGGGAATGCTTGGATTGCTACTGAGTCTTGCGGCGACGATATCAGCTTCCTTTGGTAATATCACTTCGGCCAGGAACCAGATGGAGGGGATCCCCGTAGTCCAGGCCAACGCCTGGGGGATGACCTATGGAACTACTTTCATGATCATAGTGGCTCTGCTCACCGGTAAGGATTTCACCTTCCAGGCCACTGTGCCGTACATTTCTTCTTTGCTTTATCTTGCTGTTTTTGGATCTGTATTTGCTTTCGGGATGTATCTGACCCTGATTGGCAGGATCGGAGCTGACCGAGCGGCCTATACAACCCTTCTCTTTCCCGTTGTGGCCCTTTCCCTGTCCATGATGTTTGAGGGGTACCGGGGGAGCGTGGGGGCGCAGGTGGGGATATTGTTGATTCTGGTGGGTAATTTTTTAGTGCTGAAAAGGCAAAAAATTGGAATATGGAATAGGGAATAG
- a CDS encoding SOS response-associated peptidase yields the protein MCGRFVQFTLFPLLEKEFSLKFGADIPLRPSYNIAPTQDVPVVVNDGGNRLITCRWGLIPPWAKDPSIGNRMINARAETLTEKPSFKGSLKKHRCLIVADGFYEWEKTASGKTPIYITMKDGRPLGFAGLYSDWRPPEGEAIRTCTIVTTEPNELLEPIHNRMPVIIKPDDRDRWLDPAEQDPEKLTPLLIPYPAKELEAWEVSRAVNSPGNDGPANIKPLE from the coding sequence ATGTGCGGAAGATTCGTACAGTTCACATTGTTCCCCCTCCTTGAGAAGGAATTCTCCCTTAAATTCGGCGCGGACATCCCCCTTCGTCCGTCATACAATATTGCCCCCACCCAGGACGTTCCCGTCGTGGTCAACGATGGCGGCAACCGGCTGATCACCTGCCGATGGGGCCTTATTCCTCCCTGGGCGAAGGACCCATCCATAGGCAACCGGATGATCAACGCCAGGGCCGAAACCCTGACAGAAAAACCCAGCTTCAAGGGGTCCCTGAAAAAGCACAGGTGCCTCATCGTGGCAGACGGATTCTACGAGTGGGAAAAAACGGCAAGCGGCAAGACACCAATCTACATCACTATGAAGGACGGGCGTCCCCTGGGGTTCGCGGGCCTCTACTCAGATTGGCGCCCCCCGGAGGGCGAAGCTATCCGAACCTGCACTATCGTTACAACGGAACCTAACGAACTTCTGGAACCGATCCACAACCGCATGCCGGTGATCATCAAACCGGATGACCGGGATAGATGGCTTGACCCGGCAGAACAGGACCCGGAAAAGCTTACTCCTCTCCTCATCCCTTACCCTGCCAAAGAGCTGGAAGCCTGGGAAGTTTCGAGAGCGGTCAACTCACCGGGAAATGATGGACCGGCGAACATCAAACCCCTGGAATAG
- a CDS encoding MaoC family dehydratase: MTSPIREKLLAGVKAGDTFSVTRTFDEDGMHLFTGVSHDHNPIHLNKEYASAKGFDGLVCHGLHVGGLVTEIGGQLSMLAAGMNFRFRRPVYFGDTVTCTLTIDEMDTRGRVKCTALFVNQKDETVIEGQLFGTLPNDEEKAIIA; the protein is encoded by the coding sequence ATGACATCCCCGATCAGGGAAAAACTTTTAGCCGGCGTCAAGGCCGGTGACACGTTCTCCGTGACCCGGACCTTCGATGAAGATGGCATGCACCTTTTCACCGGGGTTTCCCATGATCACAACCCGATCCACTTAAATAAAGAGTATGCCTCGGCCAAGGGATTTGATGGCCTGGTCTGTCACGGCCTTCACGTGGGTGGTCTTGTCACGGAGATCGGCGGGCAATTGTCCATGCTGGCGGCCGGGATGAACTTCCGGTTTAGGCGTCCGGTGTACTTCGGTGACACTGTCACATGTACACTGACCATCGACGAGATGGATACCAGGGGCCGTGTCAAATGCACGGCTCTTTTCGTCAACCAGAAGGATGAGACGGTCATAGAGGGGCAACTGTTTGGCACTTTACCGAACGATGAGGAAAAGGCCATTATCGCTTGA